AGCGCCTCGACCAGCCGGTCGACGGTCTGGCGCGACGAGCCGTTGTACCGGACGGCGAGGGGGGCACCGTGCCGGGGGTGGATCGTGAGCCGGCCGTCGAGCAGGCTGACCGCGTCGTGCACCGCCGCGACGTCGTCGACGGCGACCACGCGCACGTCGTAGGGCGCGCGCGGCGTCGGTGCCGCGCGGCCGTCCGGCGTCCCGGTGCGGCTCAGCACCGTGAGCCGCTCGGCGTCCAGCACGAGCAGGTGGTCGTAGAGGTCCATGTCGGGACGTGCATCCCGGCGCGCGATGTTGCGGGGAACCTTGAGGACGAGCGTCGCCGCGGCGAGGTCGAGCGGGTGGTCCCGGTAGAGGCGCGGCACGTCGTCGGGTGTGGTCACCTCGTCGACCCACGGGCCGAAGCGAGCGTACTCGGCGGTCTCCGTCGTCATCCCCGTCCCGTCCCGTCGGTCCTGGACGCAACGTACGTCACCGGAGCGGGCGCAGGCGGGACGTCCGGCCCGGTCGTGACGTCTGGTCGGGCGTGGCCGCCCGGCGTAGCGTCGCGGAGGTCAGCGGCACACGACGCGAAGGGCGGGCGGACGATGAGCATGATGGCGGACATGATGAGGTCGATGCCGGCGACGGCGGGCATGGACATGACGGCGATGCAGCCGTGCATCGAGGCGTGCGCCGCGGCGGCCATGGCCGCGACGATGTGCGCCGACGCGGACGCCGGCGAGGGCATGGGGCGATGTGCCTCGATGTGCACCAGCACGTGCGACGTCGCGACCACCACGATGCGCATGATGATGCGCCCCGCGGGCTACGACGCGGGTGCGATGACGGCGATGATGGCCGCCTGCGTCGCCATGGGGGAGGCGTGCGCCGCCGAGTGCGACATGCACGCCGAGATGTCGGAGCACTGCCGCATCTGCGCGGCGGCGTGCCGCGCCATGGTCGACGCGTGCCGGACCGTGATGACGTCGACGAGCGCGTGATGACGTCGACGAGCGCCTGACGACGAGGCCGGCCGGCGGCCCCGTCAGGAGCGGTGGTCGCGCGCCGGCCGGGCCGCGAACCACACGCCGCCGACGGCGAGCAGCTCGGCGACCGGGTGCACGGCGACCGGCTCACCCGGGTCAGGCGTCGCGCGCGTCGTGACCGTGCGGGTGTCGCCGTCGAGCAGGGCGACCGTCACGAGCGCGTCGCCCTGCGCGACGACGATGCCGTCGCGCCAGGCGGTCGGGGAGGCGGTGGCGACGACCTCCTGGATGGGCAGGACGTCGACGCGGGTGGGCTGAGGCACGGAAGGCTCCGGGTGTCCGGTGGGGCGGTGTGTCGGCGCGCTCCCGCGGGCGGGCGTCGAGCCCGGGCGGCGGGGCGCGTGCGTCGGTCGACGCGAGGGTCCTGAGCCTGCGAACCAGGCGTGACGCCTGCGGGGCGGGGCGGACCGGCTGACTACGGGGTCGTCAGCGACACATTCGACACAGACACCGGATCGTCGGCTGCACGTCGGAGGCACCCGCGAGGCGCGGGTTCTCGGACAGGGGCAGGACGACGGACATGGTTCGAGTGTGAGAAGGGTGTCCGCATGCTGTCAAGCGTGCTCGCATGCCGGACAGCCGCGTCTCCCGACGGCCGGCGGCTGCCGGGTGACCCGAGCCGCGGCGACTACGGCTTCGCGATCTTCGCGCCGAACGCCGCCTTCACCTTCGCCTCCACCCGGAACGCGTCGACCTCGCCCTCCAGGCTGTTGTAGGCGGCGAGCACCGCGTCCCGGACGGCCCCCGCCTTCGTGCGCACCGCCGCCTGGTCCGCCGTGCTCGGGCGCTTGGCGCGGGCGACCTTCGCCCACGCCGCGGCCAGCCCGGTGATCGCGGTGCCGACGGTCGTCAGCCGCTCACGCAGCGCCTTCTCGACCGCGCTCGGGTTCCTCGCCGCCGCCATCCGCGTGAGCTTCGGCTGGAGGACGTTCCGCTGCCAGGTCGTGAACACCGCGACGTGCGGTGCGCCGTCCGCGAGCACGGAGTCCGGCTGGGCGAGCTCGTCGAGCCCGCCGAACGCGGCCGAGCTCTGCATGAGCAGCTGGAGGAGCTCCCGATGCGCGCCGTACATCACGTCGAACATGCGGCCGGCGTGCGCCACCTGGTCGGGATCGAGCGGCGTCGGGTAGGTGGTGGCCTTCACGGCCTCGACGACCGTGAGCGGCATCTTCGTGGTCGCGTGGATCTGCGCCGGGCTCTGCCGCTGGTCGAGGAGCGACCGGATGATCACGACGTCCTGGTCCGCGTGCCGCGACTCGTGGTACAGCGTCCCGACGACCTCGGTGACCTGCTGCGGCGTGAGGTCGCCCAGCACGGTCGGCGGCACGTCGCCCTCCCGGAACTTCGCGGTGTTGACCAGCACCTTCCAGTGCTCCGAGTCGAACGCGCCGGCAGCACCGTCGCCCGACACCAGCGCCCACGCGAAGTGCGGCACCCCCGCGGCCTTGAGCTCGCCGGCGATCGTCGTCATGACGGCTTTCACGAAGTCGTCGATCGGCATCCGCTTGTTCGACCGGTACAGCCGCGCGGCCTGGTCGACGTACCTGTCCTGGCTCGGCTGCAGGTCCAGGCCGTAGGCGGCGCGCTGCACGACGGGCCGCGCCGGGTGGGTGGACCCCCGGCCCTGCACCGCCTGGCGGGCCGCGCGGTTGCCCGCCGTGCGTTGCAGGGCGACGAGCGCGTCGGGCGACCCGAGCCCCGGTGCGGGCGCAACCGCCTCCCGACGACGCGGTGCGTGCGGTGCGCGCACCCGGTCGTCCCTCGGCGTCGCGGCGCCGTGGGCTCGCACGGTCGCCTCCCTCCGGACGGCACCCTCCCGGCACTGTACCGAGGAGCGCGGCCGTGGGGGCGGGCGGGTGCGGTCACGCACGGCGCGCGACCGCACCCGCCGGGGTCACGGCGTGACGGTGAGCGGCTCGCCGGCGTAGGTGAGCCGCCAGTCGGGGTTGGTCGCGGTGAACGTCGCCGGGTCGATGACCTGCTGCTCGGTGACCCAGTCGATGAGCAGCTGGCGGATCTCCACCTGCCGGTTCACGAGCACCGGGGCGGTCGTCACGCCGGGGAAGCTGCCGCCGCCGGACTGCCGGTAGTTGTTGATCGCGATCACGAACTGCTGGGTGTCCGCGACGGGCGCGCCGTCGTACGCGAGATCGGTGATCCGGCTGCCGACGGGCTGCCCGAGGTCGATGTCGTACGTGAGCGGCGCGTCGAGCCCGCGCATCACGTCGTAGTTGTAGTCGGGCGTGCCGTTGGGGGCGGTCGCCGTCGGGGCGTTCGTCAGGGCGGTCGACGGGTAGGTGCCCGCGGCGGTCACGGGCTTGAAGTACTCCGCCGACTTCTCCAGGTAGGCCTTGACCTGTGCGCCCGTCAGCCTGATGCCCAGCAGCGTGTTGTCGTAGATGTACAGCCCCGCGACGTCGCGCACCGACACGTCACCGGCCGGGATCGCGGCCTCGCGGTTGAACGGCGCGGCGATCGACAGCACGGGGAGGTCGGCGTCGGCGCCGGTGAGCTCGGCCCGCACCGCCTGCGCCTGCACGTGGTTGATGAAGTCGAGGGCCGCGGTGTCCTCGTACCGGGCGGTCGCGGCGGACATCGCCTCGGTCGACGAGCCGATCACGCTGTTGACGTAGTCGACGACCGTCGCGTGCTCGTCCGCGAGCAGGTTGACGATCTCCGGGTCCTCGGGGACCGCGTTCGCGTTCAGCACCTGCGCGTCGACGCCGTCGACGCCCCACTTCCCGCGGTGGAGGGTGAGGTCCACGTCGAAGACCGACAGGCGCATGCCCCAGCGCAGCGGCTCGGACAGCACGACGGGCCTGCCGGTGGCGGTGTTGGTGACGACGCGCTCCGGGATCTCCTGGTGCGCGTGCCCGACGAGGATCGCGTCGATGCCCGGCACCTGCTGGGCGACCAGCGTCGCCGCGTTCTCGGGGAACGGCAGCGTGTCGCCGTACGACGACGACGTGTCCGCGCCGGAGTGCGCGGAGACGATGACGACGTCGGCACCCTTGCGGCGCATCTCCGGCACGTAGCGCCGCGCGGCCTCGACGAGCCCGCCGAACTGCATCTGCCCCTCGACGTTCGCCTTGTCCCAGATCGCGATGCCCGGGTTCGTGAGCCCGAGGATCCCGACACGCACCGGCTTCGCGCCGCGCGGGTGCAGGGTCTCGATGACGTACGGCGCGAACGCCGGCTTCCCGGTGCGTGCCGACGTCGCGTTGGCGCCCAGCAGCGGGAAGTCGAGCTGGCGCTGGAACGTGCGCAGCAGCGGGATGCCGTAGTTGAACTCGTGGTTGCCGAGCGCGGCGGCGTCGTAGCCGATCGCGTTCATCGCGGCGGCCATCGGATGCTCGCCGCCTGACGTGATGGGCTCGACCTTGGCGTAGTAGTAGGCGAGCGACGTGCCCTGGATCGTGTCGCCCGCGTCGACGAGCAGGGTGTTCCGGGCGCCGCGGTCGGCGCGCACCTGGTCGACCAGCGTCGAGATCTTCGCCAGGCCCACGTCGTTGTGCGCGCTGTCGTCGTACTCGGCGTCCTTGAAGTAGTCCCAGTTGAGGACGTTGCCGTGCAGGTCGCTCGTGCCCATGACGGTGAACGAGTACGTGCGGTCGCCGCGGCCGTGGTCGGGGGAGTCGCCCGCGGTGGCGGGCGTGGCGGGCGTGGTGAGCGCGAGGGCGAGCGCGGCGGTCGCGGTGGCGACGCCGAGGCGACGGCGGGTGCGTCGTGGGGTGGGGGAACGCATGCCGGAGACCT
The sequence above is a segment of the Cellulomonas fimi genome. Coding sequences within it:
- a CDS encoding aldehyde dehydrogenase, yielding MMRSMPATAGMDMTAMQPCIEACAAAAMAATMCADADAGEGMGRCASMCTSTCDVATTTMRMMMRPAGYDAGAMTAMMAACVAMGEACAAECDMHAEMSEHCRICAAACRAMVDACRTVMTSTSA
- a CDS encoding nuclease, whose product is MPQPTRVDVLPIQEVVATASPTAWRDGIVVAQGDALVTVALLDGDTRTVTTRATPDPGEPVAVHPVAELLAVGGVWFAARPARDHRS
- a CDS encoding bifunctional metallophosphatase/5'-nucleotidase — translated: MRSPTPRRTRRRLGVATATAALALALTTPATPATAGDSPDHGRGDRTYSFTVMGTSDLHGNVLNWDYFKDAEYDDSAHNDVGLAKISTLVDQVRADRGARNTLLVDAGDTIQGTSLAYYYAKVEPITSGGEHPMAAAMNAIGYDAAALGNHEFNYGIPLLRTFQRQLDFPLLGANATSARTGKPAFAPYVIETLHPRGAKPVRVGILGLTNPGIAIWDKANVEGQMQFGGLVEAARRYVPEMRRKGADVVIVSAHSGADTSSSYGDTLPFPENAATLVAQQVPGIDAILVGHAHQEIPERVVTNTATGRPVVLSEPLRWGMRLSVFDVDLTLHRGKWGVDGVDAQVLNANAVPEDPEIVNLLADEHATVVDYVNSVIGSSTEAMSAATARYEDTAALDFINHVQAQAVRAELTGADADLPVLSIAAPFNREAAIPAGDVSVRDVAGLYIYDNTLLGIRLTGAQVKAYLEKSAEYFKPVTAAGTYPSTALTNAPTATAPNGTPDYNYDVMRGLDAPLTYDIDLGQPVGSRITDLAYDGAPVADTQQFVIAINNYRQSGGGSFPGVTTAPVLVNRQVEIRQLLIDWVTEQQVIDPATFTATNPDWRLTYAGEPLTVTP